A single window of Zea mays cultivar B73 chromosome 10, Zm-B73-REFERENCE-NAM-5.0, whole genome shotgun sequence DNA harbors:
- the LOC103642973 gene encoding probable CCR4-associated factor 1 homolog 11 has product MPSVQAEVGGGWRPKQQQYPLEIREVWADNVEREFKLIRAAIERFPYVSMDTEFPGVIHHPPPSVHHSALTPPQRYALLKSNVDALHLIQVGLAFAPSASSPPALAFQVNLREFDPRLHRHAPDSVRLLAASGLDLPAHRARGVSARAFAALLMSSGLVCNPDVAWVTFASAYDMAYLVKVLMGRKLPRALPEFLRYVRVYFGNAVYDVKHMARVASAPALLGGLERVAAALRVRRAAGRSHQAASDSVLTWDTFREMARLYFPKEGSLEMCAGVLYGLELHDDDGRGTKPRAEYALLR; this is encoded by the coding sequence CGCGAGGTGTGGGCGGACAACGTGGAGCGCGAGTTCAAGCTCATCCGCGCCGCCATCGAGCGCTTCCCCTACGTGTCCATGGACACGGAGTTCCCGGGCGTCATCCACCACCCTCCCCCGTCCGTCCACCACTCGGCGCTCACCCCGCCGCAGCGCTACGCGCTGCTCAAGTCCAACGTCGACGCGCTGCACCTCATCCAGGTGGGCCTGGCCTTCGCGCCGTCCGCCTCGTCCCCGCCCGCGCTCGCCTTCCAGGTCAACCTCCGCGAGTTCGACCCGCGCCTGCACCGCCACGCGCCCGACTCCGTGCGCCTGCTCGCCGCCAGCGGCCTCGACCTGCCCGCGCACCGTGCCAGGGGCGTCAGCGCGCGCGCCTTCGCCGCGCTGCTCATGTCCTCGGGCCTCGTCTGCAACCCGGACGTGGCCTGGGTCACCTTCGCCTCCGCCTACGACATGGCCTACCTCGTCAAGGTGCTCATGGGGCGCAAGCTGCCGAGGGCGCTCCCGGAGTTCCTCCGCTACGTCCGCGTCTACTTCGGCAACGCAGTGTACGACGTCAAGCACATGGCGAGGGTAGCCTCCGCCCCCGCGCTGCTCGGCGGGCTCGAGCGCGTCGCCGCCGCGCTCCGGGTGCGCCGCGCCGCGGGCCGGAGCCACCAGGCGGCGTCCGACAGCGTGCTCACGTGGGACACCTTCCGGGAGATGGCCAGGCTCTACTTCCCCAAGGAAGGCAGCCTGGAGATGTGCGCCGGCGTGCTCTACGGCCTCGAGCTCCACGACGACGACGGCCGCGGCACCAAGCCGCGGGCCGAGTACGCGCTGCTGAGATGA